In Actinoplanes derwentensis, the following proteins share a genomic window:
- a CDS encoding RNA polymerase sigma factor: MTATMRARIRAGDADAFAEVFDEHAQAVYRHAVWTDGDHTNADDVVSLTFLEAWRIRETLRPDGDGLRPWLLGIATNVLRNRRRAARRHRAALARVPERAGDRATVPDFADEVVGRLYDSAQLAAAAAALGALRRADREVFLLCVWQELDYAAAAEALGIPIGTVRSRVSRARVRLRALAEAGLGRKRETTAPESTQEQLAPEAGSVHEQVTAEPEISRGPVPVPGAAARAGAGREWAARGWLEGER, encoded by the coding sequence GTGACAGCAACCATGCGGGCCCGGATCAGGGCCGGGGACGCCGACGCGTTCGCGGAGGTGTTCGACGAGCACGCGCAAGCCGTCTATCGGCACGCGGTCTGGACGGACGGCGACCACACCAACGCCGATGACGTGGTGTCGCTGACGTTTCTGGAAGCGTGGCGGATCCGGGAGACGCTGCGGCCGGACGGGGACGGGTTGCGGCCCTGGCTCCTCGGCATCGCCACGAACGTACTGCGTAACCGGCGACGGGCGGCCCGGCGGCATCGGGCCGCGCTGGCCCGGGTTCCGGAGCGGGCCGGTGATCGTGCCACGGTGCCGGACTTCGCCGACGAGGTCGTCGGGCGGCTGTACGACAGTGCGCAACTGGCTGCCGCTGCCGCCGCGCTCGGGGCGCTTCGACGGGCCGATCGGGAGGTGTTCCTGCTCTGCGTGTGGCAGGAACTCGACTACGCGGCCGCGGCCGAGGCGCTGGGGATCCCGATCGGGACAGTCCGCTCGCGGGTGTCCCGGGCCAGGGTCCGGTTGCGGGCTCTGGCCGAGGCGGGGCTCGGCCGGAAACGCGAGACGACGGCGCCCGAGAGCACCCAGGAGCAATTGGCGCCCGAGGCCGGGAGTGTCCATGAGCAAGTGACGGCGGAGCCCGAGATCAGCCGTGGGCCCGTGCCCGTGCCCGGGGCTGCGGCTAGGGCTGGGGCTGGCCGGGAGTGGGCGGCTCGTGGATGGCTGGAGGGGGAGCGATGA
- a CDS encoding ABC transporter permease has protein sequence MSFFEVVRFSLRGLSANKLRSALTMLGILIGVAAVILLVAVGNGSAKAISDRIEALGTNTITVMSTGRGGSSSTSLTKNMADALIDPEMAPDVKSVSPVVSSSSATMTYEGTDHSVATFVGTTPSWFAASTTPVGDGAAFTDDDVAQGRRVVVIGQTVAEELFPGVDPIDKQVTVGGALFTIVGVLSEKSSTGFNDANDTAVAPLTAVQQVLTGYGALTSIIVEAADPDQVDAAQSQVSTILNQKLDVDSSSGSTPYRIQNASSLLETQTETADTFTTLLGAVAAISLLVGGIGITNIMLVTVTERTREIGIRKALGAPRRVILTQFLIEATLLSVLGGGLGVAAALIGSQFEIVGVKPVIVPSSIGLAVGVSVAIGLFFGGLPAARAARLRPIDALRYE, from the coding sequence GTGAGCTTCTTCGAGGTAGTCCGCTTCTCCCTGCGCGGTCTCAGCGCCAACAAGCTGCGGTCCGCGCTGACCATGCTCGGCATCCTGATCGGTGTCGCCGCGGTGATCCTGCTGGTCGCGGTCGGCAACGGCTCGGCCAAGGCGATCAGCGACCGGATCGAGGCGCTCGGCACCAACACGATCACCGTGATGAGCACCGGCCGGGGCGGCTCCAGCAGCACGTCGCTGACCAAGAACATGGCCGACGCCCTGATCGACCCGGAGATGGCACCGGACGTCAAGTCGGTGTCGCCGGTGGTCAGCTCGTCGTCGGCGACCATGACCTACGAGGGCACCGACCACTCGGTGGCCACCTTCGTCGGCACCACCCCGAGCTGGTTCGCCGCCTCCACCACCCCGGTCGGGGACGGCGCGGCCTTCACCGACGACGACGTGGCCCAGGGCCGCCGGGTCGTGGTGATCGGCCAGACCGTCGCCGAGGAACTCTTTCCCGGTGTCGACCCGATCGACAAGCAGGTCACCGTCGGCGGGGCGCTGTTCACCATCGTCGGCGTGCTGTCCGAGAAGAGCTCCACCGGCTTCAACGACGCCAACGACACCGCGGTCGCCCCGCTCACCGCGGTGCAGCAGGTTCTCACCGGGTACGGCGCACTCACCTCGATCATCGTCGAGGCCGCCGACCCGGACCAGGTCGACGCCGCGCAGTCACAGGTCTCCACGATCCTCAACCAGAAACTCGACGTGGACTCCTCGTCGGGCAGCACGCCGTACCGGATCCAGAACGCGTCGTCGCTGCTGGAGACGCAGACCGAGACCGCTGACACGTTCACCACGCTGCTCGGCGCGGTGGCCGCGATCAGTCTGCTGGTCGGCGGCATCGGCATCACCAACATCATGCTGGTCACGGTGACCGAACGGACCCGGGAGATCGGCATCCGTAAGGCCCTGGGCGCCCCGCGCCGGGTGATCCTCACCCAGTTCCTGATCGAGGCGACCTTGCTGAGTGTGCTGGGCGGTGGCCTGGGCGTGGCCGCCGCCCTGATCGGCAGCCAGTTCGAGATCGTCGGCGTCAAACCGGTGATCGTGCCCAGTTCCATCGGGCTCGCGGTCGGGGTCTCCGTCGCGATCGGCCTGTTCTTCGGCGGCCTGCCCGCCGCCCGCGCCGCCCGGCTGCGGCCCATCGACGCGCTGCGCTACGAGTGA
- a CDS encoding P-loop NTPase family protein gives MPLLNWDDTLPGRPRRVLVAGVSGSGKTTLAALVARSWQLPRVELDALPHGPDWQPRQTFVAEVEAFAAQPRWVTEWQFTTRLGDVLHSRADCVLWLDHPRHLVMRQVIGRTVARRVQREPLWNGNIEPPLRTVFTDRDHVIRWAWRTFGGPGARVRTLLERRGHDVVVVRLRGRRQVTRWAGHNLGEDHG, from the coding sequence GTGCCGCTGTTGAACTGGGACGACACTCTGCCCGGCCGCCCCCGGCGCGTACTGGTCGCCGGAGTGTCCGGCTCGGGGAAGACGACGCTGGCCGCTCTCGTCGCCCGGAGCTGGCAGTTGCCCCGGGTCGAACTCGACGCCCTGCCTCACGGGCCGGACTGGCAGCCGCGCCAGACGTTCGTCGCCGAGGTCGAGGCGTTCGCCGCGCAGCCGCGCTGGGTCACCGAGTGGCAGTTCACCACGAGACTCGGCGACGTCCTGCACAGCCGCGCGGACTGCGTGCTGTGGCTGGACCATCCCCGCCATCTGGTGATGCGCCAGGTCATCGGGCGTACCGTCGCCCGGCGCGTTCAGCGCGAGCCGCTGTGGAACGGCAACATCGAGCCGCCACTCCGAACCGTGTTCACCGATCGTGATCACGTGATTCGCTGGGCGTGGCGGACGTTCGGCGGTCCTGGAGCGAGGGTGCGGACACTGTTGGAGCGGCGAGGCCACGATGTGGTCGTGGTCCGTCTCCGGGGTCGGCGCCAGGTGACCCGATGGGCCGGCCACAACCTGGGCGAGGATCACGGATGA
- a CDS encoding helix-turn-helix transcriptional regulator — translation MPALHGREALLAAIETRLAAGGGVALYGPPGIGRSALLDTVADQATARGELVLRLRPARGERVLAYAGVADLARQVPATAVAALAPAPRHSLIALRQGRSSRAGVPALARRLVLPELLAHCARTSLVLLVLDDAQWLDPESAELIGFAMRRRPGNRIRMLAAERRPGRSRAVRLCPAPVVELAVPPLSPDDLTALLEARGLPCRTASRLHEASGGNPFLALALGAAVPPGPAWLPAPLPETVRGLARERLSELPAEVRATLLTAALATEPTVTLLQRAGHDDAVRAMRTAAAAGVIDLAGELIRFTPPLLGQVLADETPAADRGRVHADLAAAAYDPVEALRQQAMRTARPDAQVAADLAAAASRCAQRGAERTAAELYLLAADRCPPERWADRLDWLVTAARTALTGGAPALAGRAAEAVLAADAPAGHRVRARVVLIDLAGQGLAEMGETFAAALAEAGDDPALAAPVRLRLTWAAFLSGDLETGAADARHAEQAARLAGDLTTEAMAVTMIAQIQRVQGEACWRDTLDRARSLPAAPAPDWLHYGPQYMAARFALFDDRLDEARAELLTLLAVAEHDRLGEARVEVLRSLSEVATRAGRCQEALRYGHRAAAAAQQAGLSPGPTWYTAAVAELAGGSLEAAAGFARRGIRSSLQEGDGLYLRRHLHALGQAEVRAGDTRAGVSTLRRLRDLEAESGSSDPMIVRWRADLAAALAGLGEHAEAAAALDLARSAAERLGSTPALTGYLDRAAAIVTSESGHADTAADLATAAARHFEQMRQPVEQAHALLVVAGAERRRRRYAAARQAIGEALTLFRTAEARPWTLEAERALARTEGTPEQGLTSTELRIAGMVRDGASNREIANRLYLSVKTVEATLTRVYRKLGVRSRTQLLSVLQVTSMGEITNQL, via the coding sequence GTGCCCGCTCTACACGGCCGGGAGGCACTTCTCGCGGCTATCGAGACCCGGCTCGCCGCCGGTGGCGGGGTGGCCCTGTACGGGCCACCCGGCATCGGCCGGTCCGCACTCCTCGACACCGTCGCCGACCAGGCCACGGCCCGGGGCGAGCTGGTCCTGCGGCTGCGCCCGGCCCGCGGCGAGCGGGTCCTGGCGTACGCCGGGGTCGCCGATCTGGCTCGTCAGGTCCCGGCGACCGCGGTCGCCGCCCTGGCCCCCGCACCCCGGCACTCGCTCATCGCGCTCCGTCAGGGCCGATCGTCCCGTGCCGGGGTGCCGGCCCTGGCCCGGCGACTGGTCCTGCCCGAACTGCTCGCGCACTGCGCCCGCACCTCCCTGGTGCTGCTGGTCCTCGACGACGCCCAGTGGCTCGACCCGGAGTCGGCCGAACTGATCGGTTTCGCGATGCGCCGCCGCCCCGGCAACCGGATCCGGATGCTCGCCGCCGAACGACGCCCCGGTCGGTCCCGGGCCGTCCGGCTCTGCCCCGCCCCGGTCGTCGAACTGGCCGTCCCGCCGCTGTCCCCGGACGACCTGACCGCGCTCCTGGAAGCCCGTGGACTGCCCTGCCGGACCGCGAGCCGGCTGCACGAGGCGAGCGGCGGCAACCCGTTCCTCGCGCTCGCCCTCGGCGCGGCCGTTCCGCCCGGCCCGGCTTGGCTGCCCGCACCCCTGCCGGAGACCGTGCGCGGCCTGGCCCGGGAACGGCTGTCCGAACTGCCCGCCGAAGTGCGCGCCACCCTGCTCACCGCGGCGCTGGCCACCGAACCGACGGTCACCCTGCTGCAGCGCGCCGGGCACGACGACGCGGTCCGGGCGATGCGGACCGCCGCCGCGGCCGGAGTCATCGACCTGGCCGGCGAACTGATCCGGTTCACACCCCCACTGCTCGGGCAGGTGCTGGCCGACGAGACCCCGGCCGCCGACCGGGGCCGGGTGCACGCCGATCTGGCCGCGGCGGCGTACGACCCGGTCGAAGCCCTGCGCCAGCAGGCGATGCGCACCGCCCGCCCGGACGCCCAGGTGGCCGCCGATCTGGCCGCCGCGGCCAGCCGTTGCGCGCAGCGCGGCGCCGAACGCACCGCCGCCGAGCTGTACCTGCTGGCCGCCGACCGCTGCCCGCCCGAGCGCTGGGCCGACCGCCTCGACTGGCTGGTCACCGCCGCCCGCACCGCGCTCACCGGCGGCGCCCCCGCACTCGCCGGACGGGCCGCCGAAGCGGTGCTGGCCGCCGACGCCCCGGCCGGTCACCGGGTCCGGGCCCGAGTCGTGCTGATCGACCTCGCCGGGCAGGGGCTCGCCGAGATGGGGGAGACGTTCGCGGCCGCGCTCGCCGAAGCCGGTGACGACCCGGCGCTCGCCGCCCCGGTACGGTTGCGGCTGACCTGGGCGGCGTTCCTGTCCGGCGACCTGGAGACCGGGGCCGCCGACGCCCGGCACGCCGAGCAGGCCGCCCGGCTCGCCGGTGACCTGACCACCGAGGCGATGGCGGTCACCATGATCGCCCAGATCCAGCGGGTCCAGGGCGAGGCCTGCTGGCGCGACACCCTGGACCGGGCCCGGTCGCTGCCGGCCGCGCCCGCACCCGACTGGCTGCACTACGGCCCGCAATACATGGCCGCCCGGTTCGCGCTCTTCGACGACCGGCTCGACGAGGCCCGCGCGGAACTGCTGACGCTACTCGCGGTCGCCGAACACGACCGGCTCGGCGAAGCCCGGGTCGAGGTGCTGCGCAGCCTCTCCGAGGTGGCCACCCGGGCGGGCCGGTGCCAGGAGGCGCTGCGGTACGGGCACCGCGCGGCGGCCGCGGCCCAGCAGGCAGGACTCAGTCCCGGCCCCACCTGGTACACCGCCGCCGTCGCCGAACTGGCCGGTGGCAGCCTCGAAGCGGCCGCCGGATTCGCCCGCCGAGGCATCCGCTCGTCGCTGCAGGAGGGCGACGGCCTCTACCTGCGGCGGCACCTGCACGCACTGGGCCAGGCCGAGGTCCGCGCCGGTGACACCCGGGCCGGGGTCTCCACGCTGCGGCGGCTGCGCGACCTGGAGGCCGAGTCCGGCAGCTCCGACCCGATGATCGTCCGCTGGCGGGCAGACCTGGCCGCCGCGCTCGCCGGCCTGGGCGAGCACGCCGAGGCAGCCGCCGCCCTGGACCTGGCCCGGTCCGCCGCGGAGAGACTGGGCAGCACACCCGCGCTCACCGGCTACCTCGACCGGGCCGCCGCGATCGTCACCTCCGAGTCCGGGCACGCCGACACCGCCGCCGACCTGGCCACCGCCGCCGCCCGCCACTTCGAGCAGATGCGCCAGCCGGTCGAACAGGCACACGCCCTGCTGGTGGTCGCCGGGGCCGAGCGGCGCAGGCGCCGCTACGCGGCTGCCCGGCAGGCGATCGGCGAGGCACTGACCCTGTTCCGTACGGCCGAAGCCCGCCCCTGGACGCTCGAGGCCGAACGCGCGCTCGCCCGCACCGAAGGCACCCCGGAACAGGGGCTGACCTCGACCGAGCTGCGGATCGCCGGAATGGTCCGGGACGGGGCCAGCAACCGGGAGATCGCCAACCGGCTGTACCTGAGCGTGAAGACCGTGGAGGCGACCCTGACCCGGGTCTACCGCAAGCTCGGCGTCCGGTCGCGCACCCAACTGCTGTCGGTGCTGCAGGTTACCTCTATGGGCGAGATCACCAACCAGTTGTGA
- a CDS encoding dipeptidase — MNSIIDGHNDLPMRLREWHGSGVAGLERERPPLHTDLPRLRAGGVGGQFWSVYVPSDLPEAVAVTHTLEQIDLVHRMVAAYPDDLAMAYTSADVEWALERGRIASLLGVEGGHCLAGSAGVLRTLARLGVRYVTLTHNHHTSWADSATQDPVHGGLTAEGRAIVREMQRVGILVDLSHVSADTMRDALDEAAAPVIFSHSGARAVTDHPRNVPDDVLERLPENGGVLMLTFVSLFVSAAARDWQLAADAEWSRLGLPPLEFGWPRAPRPGEPESQVPVLRVVDQAAEPAFQPWLAANPKPAATVAQVADHVEHAREVAGIDHIGIGGDFDGTPEVPADLQDVSAYPRLFAELTKRGWTEPDLDRLANRNIMRALRDAEEHAEEHLWPR, encoded by the coding sequence ATGAATTCGATCATCGACGGCCACAACGACCTGCCGATGCGACTGCGCGAGTGGCACGGCTCGGGCGTGGCCGGGCTCGAACGGGAGCGGCCACCGCTGCACACCGATCTGCCGAGACTGCGCGCCGGTGGGGTGGGCGGCCAGTTCTGGTCCGTCTACGTGCCGTCGGACCTTCCGGAGGCGGTGGCGGTCACGCACACCCTGGAGCAGATCGACCTGGTGCACCGGATGGTGGCCGCCTACCCGGACGATCTGGCGATGGCCTACACGTCGGCGGATGTGGAGTGGGCGCTGGAACGCGGCCGGATCGCGTCGCTGCTCGGGGTCGAGGGCGGCCACTGCCTGGCCGGTTCCGCCGGGGTGCTGCGCACACTGGCCCGGCTGGGTGTGCGGTACGTGACGCTGACCCACAACCACCACACGTCGTGGGCGGATTCGGCGACGCAGGACCCGGTGCACGGCGGCCTGACGGCCGAGGGGCGGGCGATCGTCCGGGAGATGCAGCGGGTTGGCATCCTGGTGGACCTCTCGCACGTCTCCGCCGACACCATGCGCGACGCCCTGGACGAGGCCGCCGCCCCGGTGATCTTCAGCCATTCCGGGGCCCGCGCGGTCACCGACCATCCGCGCAACGTCCCCGACGACGTCCTCGAACGGCTTCCGGAGAACGGCGGCGTCCTGATGCTGACGTTCGTGTCGCTCTTCGTGTCCGCGGCGGCCCGGGACTGGCAGCTCGCCGCGGACGCCGAATGGTCCCGGCTGGGTCTGCCGCCGCTGGAGTTCGGCTGGCCACGAGCCCCGCGCCCCGGCGAGCCGGAATCCCAGGTCCCGGTGCTGCGAGTAGTGGATCAGGCCGCCGAACCGGCTTTCCAGCCGTGGCTGGCCGCCAACCCGAAACCGGCGGCGACGGTGGCCCAGGTCGCCGACCACGTCGAACACGCCCGCGAGGTGGCCGGCATCGATCACATCGGCATAGGTGGCGACTTCGACGGGACCCCGGAGGTGCCGGCCGATCTGCAGGACGTGTCCGCCTACCCACGGCTCTTCGCCGAGCTGACGAAACGCGGCTGGACCGAACCCGACCTGGACCGCCTCGCCAACCGCAACATCATGCGGGCTCTGCGCGACGCGGAGGAGCACGCCGAGGAGCACCTCTGGCCACGCTGA
- a CDS encoding glycoside hydrolase family 26 protein has product MRLAKLPKFLTALTAVLAGAGAALVPSAAQAAPAAGSDCVTDAKLVPSCNVLWGGAAGGFTSTPRDQALKTWEKASGRTASLFHQYHKGDEIFPTKAEIAMTEDPANPRVLLLNWKIAYGSNWAKVADGAQDRRIDAFAARAKKFGKKFFLVLNHEPENDVIAKKGSGWEAKDFAAMYRHTIERLRAQGVDNAINVVAYMGNEDWMAKSWWGDLYPGDDVVDWIGLDSYVSVEKHCPKANAKPSAKKKTCYHYGDFADLLDRKPKGGGLGFYDWAVTKHAGKPFMVAEWGAYHRVGKLTDKDAVYDNVAAELAKRPAIKAIVHFDTKKDDQGDRDISIDSTPASLAAFQKLAANPIFDVKIG; this is encoded by the coding sequence ATGCGACTGGCCAAGCTGCCGAAGTTCCTGACAGCTCTGACCGCCGTACTCGCTGGTGCCGGTGCCGCTCTGGTTCCGTCCGCCGCGCAGGCCGCTCCGGCCGCCGGTAGCGACTGTGTCACCGACGCCAAGCTCGTCCCGTCCTGCAACGTCCTCTGGGGCGGTGCGGCCGGCGGCTTCACCAGCACCCCGCGCGACCAGGCCCTGAAGACCTGGGAGAAGGCCAGTGGCCGGACCGCGTCGCTGTTCCACCAGTACCACAAGGGTGACGAGATCTTCCCGACCAAGGCGGAGATCGCGATGACCGAGGACCCCGCGAACCCGCGCGTCCTGCTGCTCAACTGGAAGATCGCTTACGGCTCGAACTGGGCCAAGGTCGCCGACGGCGCCCAGGACCGTCGCATCGACGCGTTCGCCGCCCGTGCCAAGAAGTTCGGCAAGAAGTTCTTCCTCGTCCTCAACCACGAGCCGGAGAACGACGTCATCGCCAAGAAGGGTTCCGGCTGGGAGGCCAAGGACTTCGCGGCCATGTACCGGCACACCATCGAGCGTCTGCGCGCCCAGGGTGTCGACAACGCGATCAACGTCGTCGCCTACATGGGTAACGAGGACTGGATGGCGAAGAGCTGGTGGGGCGACCTGTACCCCGGCGACGACGTCGTCGACTGGATCGGCCTGGACTCGTACGTCTCCGTCGAGAAGCACTGCCCCAAGGCGAACGCCAAGCCCAGCGCCAAGAAGAAGACCTGCTACCACTACGGCGACTTCGCCGACCTGCTCGACCGTAAGCCCAAGGGCGGCGGCCTCGGCTTCTACGACTGGGCCGTCACCAAGCACGCCGGCAAGCCCTTCATGGTCGCCGAGTGGGGCGCCTACCACCGCGTCGGCAAGCTCACCGACAAGGACGCCGTCTACGACAACGTCGCCGCCGAGCTCGCGAAACGCCCCGCCATCAAGGCGATCGTGCACTTCGACACCAAGAAGGACGACCAGGGCGACCGCGACATCAGCATCGACAGCACCCCGGCGAGCCTGGCCGCGTTCCAGAAGCTGGCCGCCAACCCGATCTTCGACGTGAAGATCGGCTGA
- a CDS encoding CU044_5270 family protein: protein MNDVDVRADLAVLVPKPGEPRMPVERMLERRAGLLEAIERPAWSPVRRKRLLILGPAFLVLVVALGVAVVARPWDRGAPPPIIQVLPGDHEGAVAYLNELAASAGTATGSDDGGSRYLYVKSRIAFVAFSGGEEGTGEPVRAVMAELHDREIWKPLFAGGQGRLTEADRPSDLGPVPMDPDLPEDPDVLLRQIYAGVQPGQGNSRDGQAFTVVGDLLRESMPAPAEAAALYRAAARIPGVELVRDAVDAVGRSGVAVARTEDARRREWIFDRATGDYLGERSYLVKDTDYGNAGMLLGTAAEIDHAVVGKLGERP from the coding sequence ATGAATGACGTCGATGTTCGGGCGGACCTCGCTGTGCTGGTGCCCAAGCCGGGGGAGCCGCGGATGCCGGTGGAGCGGATGCTGGAGCGGCGGGCGGGTCTGCTGGAGGCGATCGAGCGGCCGGCGTGGTCACCCGTCCGGCGCAAGCGGCTCTTGATCTTGGGTCCGGCTTTTCTCGTGCTCGTCGTGGCTCTCGGTGTGGCTGTCGTGGCCCGGCCGTGGGATCGGGGTGCGCCGCCGCCGATCATCCAGGTGCTGCCTGGTGATCATGAGGGGGCGGTGGCCTATCTGAACGAGCTGGCGGCATCGGCCGGCACCGCGACGGGGAGCGACGACGGCGGCTCGCGGTACCTGTATGTGAAGAGCCGCATCGCCTTCGTGGCGTTCTCCGGTGGTGAGGAGGGTACGGGTGAGCCGGTTCGGGCTGTGATGGCCGAGTTGCACGACCGGGAGATCTGGAAACCGCTGTTCGCGGGCGGGCAGGGCCGCTTGACTGAGGCGGACCGGCCGTCCGATCTGGGGCCGGTCCCGATGGATCCGGACCTGCCGGAGGACCCGGATGTGCTGCTGCGCCAGATCTACGCCGGTGTGCAGCCGGGGCAGGGGAACAGCCGGGACGGGCAGGCTTTCACCGTCGTCGGGGACCTGCTCCGGGAGTCGATGCCGGCACCGGCCGAGGCTGCCGCGCTGTACCGGGCGGCCGCCCGGATCCCCGGTGTCGAGTTGGTTCGCGACGCGGTCGACGCGGTCGGCCGGAGCGGCGTCGCCGTGGCCCGCACCGAGGACGCCCGACGCCGGGAGTGGATCTTCGACCGGGCGACCGGCGACTACCTGGGTGAGCGGTCCTACCTGGTGAAGGACACCGATTACGGCAACGCCGGGATGCTTCTCGGTACCGCCGCCGAGATCGACCACGCCGTCGTCGGCAAGCTGGGCGAACGGCCCTGA